One segment of Arenicella xantha DNA contains the following:
- a CDS encoding LysR family transcriptional regulator — protein MRFKGLDLNLLVALDALLDEKSVTKAAQRVHLSQPAMTAALGRIRDYFDDPILKLHGKRMVPTSHALRIQNDLKRVLGSVDSLISKTALFEPSTSSRKFIITASDYVSHVVFVPLLRRLKSIAPHIQVELIPPADSTHELLSQGVIDFVCLPSQMLAPEFPSEYLFQERFVVVGCKTNPVFKNDLSEEQFYESGHVVVKLGRLRPQSVSDQSLEARKKMRDTDVLVSSFHLAPEMVVNTDRITVMHERLAKIFAERLPIAITDVPFTFPIFEEYVQYHNTRVDDPGIRWMIDQVKDTIGNHEHE, from the coding sequence ATGCGATTTAAGGGCTTAGATTTAAACTTGTTAGTTGCACTCGATGCACTTCTGGATGAAAAAAGTGTGACCAAAGCAGCGCAACGTGTGCATTTGAGTCAACCCGCGATGACGGCTGCCTTAGGACGCATACGGGACTATTTTGACGATCCAATCTTAAAGCTACATGGCAAGCGTATGGTTCCAACCTCGCACGCACTTAGAATTCAAAATGACCTGAAAAGAGTGTTAGGCAGTGTGGACTCCCTTATTTCAAAAACCGCACTTTTCGAGCCATCCACCTCTTCACGTAAATTCATAATTACCGCTTCAGACTATGTGTCTCATGTTGTATTTGTGCCGCTACTTAGAAGGTTAAAGTCGATAGCACCGCATATACAAGTCGAATTAATACCACCAGCAGACTCAACACATGAGCTGTTGTCGCAAGGAGTCATCGACTTTGTTTGCCTGCCATCGCAAATGCTCGCACCTGAGTTTCCTTCAGAGTATTTATTCCAAGAACGCTTCGTGGTTGTTGGTTGTAAAACTAACCCAGTGTTTAAAAACGATCTGTCGGAGGAACAGTTTTATGAATCTGGACACGTCGTTGTTAAATTGGGGCGCCTACGCCCTCAATCAGTGTCAGACCAAAGCCTCGAAGCCCGCAAAAAAATGCGTGACACTGATGTTTTAGTTAGCTCATTTCACCTGGCTCCAGAGATGGTTGTCAATACTGACCGAATAACCGTTATGCATGAGCGACTCGCAAAGATTTTCGCTGAACGCCTGCCGATAGCTATCACTGATGTGCCCTTTACATTTCCAATCTTTGAAGAATATGTCCAATATCACAACACGCGAGTCGATGACCCAGGCATCCGATGGATGATCGATCAAGTTAAAGACACAATCGGCAATCATGAACACGAGTAA
- a CDS encoding LysR family transcriptional regulator produces MRFKGLDLNLLVALDALLDEKSVTKAAQRLHLSQPAMTAALGRIRDYFDDPVLKLHGKRMVPTSHALRIHKDLKAVLGDMDSLISKTASFDPTRSSRKFTITVSDYLAQIIFVPLLRKLRYSAPNIKVELLAPADSTNELLSQGRIDLKLAPKQMLSDNLPSEALFEERFVVVGCKTNPVFENGLSEKVFYDSGHVMVKLGRRQPLSATDNMLEARRRPRETDVLVGSFLLAPEMVVGTDRLTVMHERLANIFAQRLPIAITEVPFTFPVLEEYVQYHDTRNDDRGIRWMIEQIKSTVII; encoded by the coding sequence ATGAGGTTTAAAGGCCTAGATTTAAACCTACTCGTTGCCCTCGACGCCCTGTTAGATGAAAAGAGCGTGACCAAGGCCGCTCAACGACTGCATTTGAGCCAGCCGGCCATGACCGCGGCGCTAGGTCGCATACGAGATTACTTTGACGACCCTGTTTTAAAGTTACACGGCAAACGCATGGTGCCAACCTCGCACGCTCTTAGGATTCATAAAGACTTAAAAGCCGTACTCGGCGACATGGATTCGCTTATCTCAAAAACGGCATCATTTGACCCGACTCGATCTTCGCGAAAATTCACCATCACGGTATCCGACTACTTAGCTCAGATAATCTTTGTGCCGCTGCTTCGCAAACTACGATACAGCGCACCGAATATTAAAGTAGAACTATTAGCACCAGCAGATTCGACCAACGAACTCCTGAGCCAAGGACGCATCGACCTCAAGTTAGCGCCAAAGCAAATGCTCTCAGACAATCTGCCCTCCGAAGCCCTATTCGAAGAACGCTTCGTCGTGGTCGGCTGTAAAACCAACCCAGTATTTGAAAATGGCCTCTCCGAAAAAGTGTTTTATGACTCAGGCCATGTGATGGTAAAACTCGGTAGACGCCAACCGCTATCGGCTACAGATAACATGCTTGAAGCTCGAAGACGGCCGCGTGAGACCGATGTGCTCGTTGGCTCATTCCTGCTTGCGCCAGAAATGGTGGTCGGCACTGACCGATTAACTGTAATGCACGAACGGCTAGCTAACATTTTCGCCCAGCGCTTGCCCATTGCGATTACTGAAGTGCCGTTTACATTTCCCGTACTCGAAGAGTATGTCCAGTATCATGATACCCGCAATGACGATCGAGGAATTCGGTGGATGATTGAGCAGATCAAAAGCACAGTCATCATTTAG
- a CDS encoding glutathione S-transferase family protein: MPELTLHFAPGACSRVTLIALETLEVAFNTELVIFMQGAHKSPKFKQLNPSSKIPVLVADGIPISQNIAILTWLDACYPNAQLLPKSNTPMERAQLLSQLARFPSDLHPLVSRIRVPHFFCDLPGGPERVLSMATQIMREQLEPIEQKLARQPWLAGQQWSVLDAYLHWVWFRITGAGFDATDFPYISAHYSKTLAMPAVKRAIAREYEAETYLESKGLNPTFLNPKQLD, translated from the coding sequence ATGCCTGAGTTAACCTTACATTTTGCACCTGGCGCCTGCTCTCGTGTCACACTTATAGCGTTAGAGACCTTAGAGGTAGCCTTCAATACCGAGCTGGTTATTTTTATGCAAGGTGCACATAAGTCGCCGAAGTTTAAACAACTCAACCCTTCGTCGAAAATTCCAGTGCTTGTGGCTGACGGTATTCCCATTTCGCAAAACATCGCTATTTTGACCTGGCTCGACGCTTGCTACCCGAATGCACAACTCCTCCCCAAATCAAACACGCCCATGGAGCGAGCGCAACTATTGAGTCAACTCGCTCGGTTCCCATCAGACCTGCACCCCTTAGTCTCGAGAATACGGGTACCACATTTTTTCTGTGACCTACCCGGAGGCCCTGAGCGTGTGTTGTCGATGGCCACTCAAATCATGCGTGAGCAACTAGAGCCGATCGAACAGAAACTGGCTAGACAACCTTGGCTGGCAGGTCAACAATGGTCAGTTCTCGACGCATACTTGCATTGGGTATGGTTTCGTATAACCGGAGCGGGATTTGACGCCACTGATTTCCCCTATATCTCAGCACACTACTCGAAAACATTGGCAATGCCCGCGGTAAAACGCGCAATCGCCCGAGAGTACGAAGCCGAAACCTATTTAGAATCTAAGGGGCTAAATCCCACGTTTTTGAACCCTAAACAGCTTGATTAA
- a CDS encoding aromatic ring-hydroxylating oxygenase subunit alpha, protein MFLKNCWYVACTPDEVSDQPLSRKICGQRMVFYRAAENQITALEDFCPHRGAPLSLGYIEDGLLVCGYHGLAMGADGKTASMPGQTVDRFRCVQSFAVVERYGFVWVWPGDQALADSAAIPALEWGEQKGWAYGGGLYHINCDYRLMIDNLMDLTHETYVHASSIGQKEIDEAPVTTEFDGDTVTTSRYMENISAPPFWQMALRSNDLADDVLVDRWQICRFSPPSHVMIDVGVALAGKGGFNADDKYKASGTVVDFITPESDTSIWYFWGMARNFKPDDADLTAQIRDGQGAIFAEDLEMLESQQRNLLENPERKLMKLNIDAGGVHSRRILARLIKQETQ, encoded by the coding sequence ATGTTTCTGAAAAACTGTTGGTACGTAGCTTGTACCCCAGATGAAGTTTCTGACCAGCCGTTGAGCCGCAAGATCTGTGGTCAGCGAATGGTGTTCTATCGTGCGGCTGAGAACCAAATAACGGCACTAGAGGATTTTTGCCCACATCGTGGCGCGCCGCTGTCGCTTGGTTATATTGAGGACGGTTTGTTAGTTTGTGGTTATCATGGTCTGGCAATGGGCGCTGATGGTAAAACCGCAAGTATGCCTGGCCAAACGGTTGATCGCTTTCGGTGTGTTCAGAGTTTTGCGGTGGTCGAGCGCTATGGCTTTGTCTGGGTTTGGCCTGGTGATCAGGCGTTGGCTGATTCAGCGGCCATACCTGCGCTTGAATGGGGCGAGCAGAAGGGATGGGCCTATGGCGGTGGTTTGTACCACATCAACTGCGATTACCGCTTGATGATTGACAATCTCATGGACTTAACCCACGAAACCTATGTGCACGCGAGTAGCATTGGTCAAAAAGAGATCGACGAAGCGCCCGTGACGACTGAGTTCGATGGCGACACGGTAACGACCAGCCGTTATATGGAAAATATTTCCGCACCGCCATTTTGGCAAATGGCTCTTCGTAGCAATGATCTCGCCGATGATGTGTTGGTAGATCGGTGGCAAATATGCCGCTTTAGCCCGCCCAGCCACGTGATGATTGATGTTGGCGTGGCACTTGCAGGCAAAGGTGGTTTTAATGCCGATGATAAATACAAAGCGAGTGGTACGGTGGTCGATTTTATTACGCCGGAATCCGACACATCGATCTGGTATTTCTGGGGGATGGCACGCAATTTTAAACCCGACGATGCAGACCTGACCGCGCAGATTCGAGACGGGCAGGGCGCAATATTTGCCGAAGACCTTGAAATGCTCGAGAGTCAGCAGCGGAATCTATTAGAAAACCCTGAACGTAAGCTCATGAAGCTCAATATCGATGCTGGCGGTGTGCATTCACGGCGCATACTGGCTCGCTTGATTAAGCAAGAAACGCAGTAG
- a CDS encoding aromatic ring-hydroxylating dioxygenase subunit alpha, with translation MSVKLHIPGVNDMTTETKNTFALNQWYVAALSTELVDQPLARTLLNQAVVLYRDDSGTVWALDDRCCHRALPLSHGTLEGKAIRCGYHGMLYDGTGQCIDVPGQNTIPKRAKVNSYCIEEKDGLVWIWFGDEGQSEPLNSAPDYPVHTSGEYVWGGGVFYYAAPYQLIHDNLLDLSHLGYVHLLTIGGDPNTHMTADMKTTVDGDCVTVVRHMRDSTPPPTYLAAYPFNDKIDRWQEIEFMPSHLRIWTGGVNIGEGHLDDPNRGGFHMRGFHGVTPETESSAHYIWTIATNPQTDSDAILNKVVDQTALTFEEDKVVIEAQYQNMLKFGNEPMVSIHVDAGATHARRIIEKLRTRA, from the coding sequence ATGAGCGTTAAGTTACACATTCCGGGCGTGAACGATATGACCACCGAAACTAAGAACACCTTTGCATTAAACCAGTGGTATGTTGCGGCGCTAAGCACAGAGCTAGTTGATCAGCCGCTGGCAAGAACCTTACTGAATCAAGCGGTAGTGTTATATCGTGATGATAGCGGTACGGTATGGGCACTCGACGATCGCTGTTGCCATCGAGCCTTGCCATTGTCGCACGGCACCTTGGAAGGAAAAGCTATTCGATGTGGTTATCATGGCATGTTGTATGACGGTACCGGGCAGTGCATCGACGTGCCTGGGCAAAACACCATTCCCAAACGCGCAAAAGTAAACAGTTATTGCATTGAGGAAAAAGATGGTTTGGTATGGATATGGTTCGGTGACGAGGGGCAGTCTGAGCCGCTGAATTCCGCACCAGATTATCCGGTACACACGAGTGGTGAATACGTATGGGGCGGTGGTGTCTTTTATTATGCCGCGCCATATCAGCTGATTCACGACAATCTATTGGATTTAAGTCATTTAGGATACGTGCATCTACTGACTATCGGCGGTGATCCCAATACGCATATGACGGCGGACATGAAAACGACCGTTGATGGAGACTGTGTGACTGTTGTGCGTCACATGCGCGATTCAACACCGCCCCCGACGTATCTTGCTGCTTATCCGTTCAATGACAAAATAGACCGGTGGCAAGAAATTGAGTTTATGCCGAGTCATCTGAGGATTTGGACCGGTGGCGTAAATATTGGCGAAGGCCACTTAGACGATCCAAATCGTGGCGGGTTTCATATGCGCGGGTTTCATGGCGTGACGCCAGAAACCGAATCTTCCGCCCACTATATCTGGACCATCGCCACCAATCCACAGACGGATTCGGACGCTATTTTGAATAAGGTAGTGGACCAAACCGCGTTGACCTTTGAGGAAGATAAGGTGGTGATAGAGGCTCAGTACCAAAATATGCTCAAATTTGGTAACGAGCCGATGGTCAGTATTCATGTTGATGCTGGCGCAACGCATGCGCGGCGGATTATTGAGAAATTAAGAACACGAGCTTAA
- a CDS encoding NAD-dependent epimerase/dehydratase family protein, whose amino-acid sequence MRIIVTGAGGFVGRALVSRLADLNSEHRIVAIDNAAEGIPSLPNVIAIAGDLRDVGILKEAFVDGCDAVVHLATMPGGAAEQNPDTAWQVNVEATMMLAEIAASGGASPRFVFASSIAALGKNLPSIVDDNTALAPSMLYGAHKAMMEQWLATLTRRGVLDAISLRLSGVVARPKGPSGMKSAFMSDVFHALINGERFVMPVSQHATCWLSSLDSAVSNFVHALPLELECAPPVRAVTLPALHVTIGNLVAEIATQTGQPKELISYAPEAELDASFGRYPPLHADAARALQFGDDLSLTTLVRRTLSSIMPAWTPQL is encoded by the coding sequence ATGCGCATCATTGTTACTGGCGCTGGAGGTTTTGTTGGCCGAGCTTTGGTTTCTCGTCTTGCTGACCTTAATTCTGAGCATCGTATTGTTGCGATAGACAATGCCGCTGAGGGTATTCCAAGTTTGCCTAACGTGATAGCGATTGCGGGAGATTTGCGCGATGTTGGCATTCTTAAAGAGGCATTTGTTGATGGCTGTGATGCGGTGGTCCACTTAGCCACCATGCCAGGCGGCGCTGCCGAGCAGAACCCTGATACTGCATGGCAGGTTAATGTTGAGGCGACGATGATGCTCGCCGAGATTGCCGCCAGCGGGGGGGCGAGCCCTCGATTTGTGTTTGCAAGTAGTATCGCCGCGCTAGGCAAAAACTTACCGAGCATCGTTGATGACAATACTGCGCTAGCGCCCAGCATGCTCTACGGTGCCCACAAGGCCATGATGGAACAATGGCTTGCAACGCTGACTCGTCGCGGCGTCCTTGATGCTATTTCGCTACGCCTATCGGGTGTGGTGGCTCGGCCGAAAGGCCCATCCGGTATGAAGTCGGCATTTATGAGTGATGTTTTTCACGCTTTGATTAACGGCGAGCGGTTTGTCATGCCGGTATCGCAACACGCCACCTGTTGGTTAAGTTCGCTTGACAGTGCAGTGAGTAACTTTGTACACGCGCTGCCGCTTGAACTTGAGTGCGCCCCGCCTGTTCGTGCAGTCACCTTACCCGCATTGCATGTCACCATCGGCAACCTGGTTGCTGAAATTGCCACGCAAACCGGCCAACCGAAGGAGCTAATTAGCTACGCTCCTGAAGCTGAGCTCGACGCCAGCTTTGGTCGTTATCCGCCGTTGCATGCCGATGCAGCTAGGGCATTGCAGTTTGGCGATGACCTCAGCCTGACTACACTGGTACGCCGCACACTCAGCAGCATAATGCCCGCTTGGACGCCACAACTATGA
- a CDS encoding cupin domain-containing protein: MSTKISPFRRIVTGHDEHGRAIFRSIDQLQPEIIPSGDAAFATIWSTGEVPVDLNDETDGRDRDVGLTLQGGSVVRVVDMLPGSSSPMHRTNSIDYGIVVWGQVELELDNAAFETCRAGEVVVQRGTIHRWRNTSNTEVCRIVFVLTEARGPYLHDGMPLDEVQP; encoded by the coding sequence ATGAGTACAAAAATATCGCCGTTTAGACGTATTGTTACCGGGCATGATGAACATGGTCGCGCAATATTTCGCAGTATTGATCAACTCCAACCAGAGATTATCCCCTCTGGTGATGCCGCATTCGCAACAATCTGGAGTACCGGCGAGGTGCCTGTCGATTTGAACGACGAAACAGATGGACGTGATCGAGATGTGGGTTTAACACTGCAAGGCGGCTCCGTTGTCCGCGTGGTAGATATGTTGCCCGGCAGCAGTTCGCCGATGCATCGTACCAACAGCATCGATTATGGCATTGTTGTTTGGGGGCAAGTTGAACTCGAACTCGATAATGCCGCGTTCGAAACATGCCGAGCTGGCGAGGTGGTCGTGCAGCGGGGTACCATCCATCGTTGGCGCAATACTAGTAACACGGAAGTTTGTCGGATTGTATTTGTATTAACCGAAGCGCGAGGCCCCTACTTACATGATGGTATGCCCCTCGATGAGGTGCAGCCATGA
- a CDS encoding glutathione S-transferase family protein — protein MLELYHNDMSVCAQKVRLVLAYKKLDWQGTNLNLRAGQQFSPDFKKISPKGLVPVLVHNGQVVTESNVIIEYLEEVFPDLPLLSSEPIHRAQTRVWLTRLDAGLHEQVAVISFCIAFRHQMLERYPTDDALQGFFNSMSDPARRAVMQDIVLNGMDSPRLYLAALAYDKLIKDMAEVLAFNDYLVGDQMSLADLSFLPYIERLEQLQLSAWWSEYPQIERWLTRVRNTSAYDVGIGEWHKPDYIALMASFGASAWSQLSEVLKS, from the coding sequence ATGTTAGAGCTCTATCACAATGACATGTCGGTCTGCGCACAAAAAGTGCGCCTGGTCTTGGCCTACAAAAAACTTGATTGGCAAGGGACTAACCTGAACTTGCGCGCCGGACAACAGTTTTCGCCAGACTTCAAAAAAATCAGTCCTAAAGGTTTGGTGCCGGTATTGGTTCATAACGGTCAAGTCGTGACCGAATCAAATGTAATTATTGAGTACCTCGAAGAGGTGTTTCCTGACTTACCTTTATTGTCATCCGAACCCATCCACCGAGCGCAAACTAGAGTGTGGTTGACGCGTCTCGACGCCGGTTTGCATGAACAGGTCGCGGTGATTAGTTTTTGTATCGCGTTTCGCCATCAAATGCTAGAACGCTACCCCACTGACGACGCCTTACAGGGCTTTTTCAACAGCATGAGCGATCCAGCACGAAGAGCTGTAATGCAAGATATTGTGCTAAACGGCATGGACTCGCCGCGGCTATATTTGGCGGCCTTAGCTTACGACAAGCTGATTAAAGATATGGCCGAAGTCTTAGCCTTTAATGACTACTTAGTCGGAGACCAAATGAGTTTAGCCGACTTGTCGTTCTTGCCGTATATCGAACGTTTAGAGCAGCTGCAATTGAGCGCCTGGTGGTCTGAGTATCCTCAGATAGAACGCTGGTTGACGAGAGTGCGAAATACGTCAGCTTATGACGTGGGGATTGGTGAGTGGCATAAGCCCGACTACATCGCATTGATGGCTTCATTTGGTGCCAGCGCTTGGTCGCAATTGAGCGAGGTGCTCAAGTCCTAA
- a CDS encoding FAD-dependent oxidoreductase: MSNLVSKVLIIGGGFSGMSAALQLRKQNIETHIVELDPDWQADGAGISIGGATLRAFETLGILDEFLEQGSTQEALEIHAPTGQLLLKIPNPPLAGSNVPTGGAIMRPTLARILSKKVVEAGAHVRLGYSYTSIDEDADGVTVAFADGSSDRFDLVIAADGIYSTTRELIFPEASKPTYSGQGVWRAVLPRPAEANNTMMWVSDHLKTGINPMSKEQVYLFLTEDKQEKRHVPSDQLVATLKDLLSRFPAPMVQAMRDQIDESSQVILRPIEGMLVPLPWHKGRVVLIGDTVHATSPHLASGACIGIEDAIVLAEELARHDSLNAALDAFEQRRWERCRMVVENSARLGKIEIEGGDKAEHSAIMRESMIALAQPI; the protein is encoded by the coding sequence TTGAGTAATTTAGTGAGTAAAGTCCTTATTATCGGAGGCGGTTTTTCCGGTATGTCCGCCGCGCTTCAGCTGCGTAAACAGAATATTGAAACGCATATCGTCGAACTGGATCCAGACTGGCAAGCCGACGGCGCAGGCATTAGTATCGGTGGTGCCACTTTACGCGCTTTTGAGACTCTAGGCATTCTGGATGAATTCTTGGAGCAGGGTAGTACCCAAGAAGCATTGGAAATTCATGCGCCCACCGGTCAGTTGCTGCTTAAGATTCCCAACCCACCATTGGCAGGTTCAAATGTGCCAACTGGCGGCGCCATTATGCGCCCAACCTTGGCACGCATTCTATCTAAGAAAGTGGTGGAAGCCGGCGCCCACGTCCGCCTTGGCTACAGCTATACATCAATCGACGAAGATGCGGATGGCGTTACCGTCGCATTTGCCGATGGCTCCAGTGATCGTTTCGATTTGGTCATTGCAGCGGATGGCATTTATTCGACAACACGCGAGTTGATTTTTCCTGAAGCGAGCAAGCCAACGTACAGCGGACAAGGTGTTTGGCGAGCTGTGTTGCCGCGCCCCGCTGAAGCAAATAACACCATGATGTGGGTTTCTGATCATCTTAAAACGGGTATTAATCCCATGTCGAAGGAGCAGGTCTACCTGTTCCTAACTGAGGACAAGCAAGAAAAAAGGCACGTGCCGAGCGATCAGTTGGTAGCGACACTCAAAGACTTATTAAGCCGCTTCCCCGCACCTATGGTGCAAGCGATGCGTGATCAAATTGATGAATCATCGCAAGTTATCCTGCGCCCAATAGAAGGGATGTTAGTGCCGTTACCGTGGCATAAAGGTCGCGTGGTCCTGATTGGCGATACCGTGCACGCGACGTCTCCACATTTAGCGTCGGGAGCTTGTATTGGAATTGAAGATGCAATTGTGTTGGCCGAGGAGTTAGCTAGGCACGACTCACTCAATGCGGCACTGGATGCGTTTGAACAGCGACGATGGGAACGTTGTCGCATGGTGGTCGAAAATTCTGCACGACTTGGCAAGATTGAAATTGAAGGCGGCGACAAAGCCGAGCACTCTGCAATTATGCGTGAGTCGATGATCGCGCTAGCGCAACCAATTTAG
- a CDS encoding Rieske (2Fe-2S) protein gives MTNTVSLCNLSELPRNGALGFDPFNEGRDTVFVVDTIHGPVAYRDLCPHYGSTSLPWRKNAYLNSAADKIICAAHGAEFQINTGVCVSGPCVGQSLTPVPIKIAEDGFILASIHQ, from the coding sequence ATGACTAACACCGTGAGCCTGTGTAACTTGAGCGAGCTGCCGCGCAACGGAGCCTTAGGCTTCGACCCATTTAACGAAGGGCGCGACACGGTGTTTGTGGTTGACACAATACACGGACCCGTGGCTTACCGAGACCTCTGCCCGCACTACGGCAGCACGTCGTTGCCTTGGCGGAAAAATGCGTACTTAAATTCAGCGGCAGACAAAATTATTTGTGCGGCACATGGCGCTGAGTTTCAAATTAATACCGGCGTCTGTGTGTCGGGCCCTTGTGTGGGGCAGTCACTTACACCGGTGCCAATAAAAATCGCTGAAGACGGTTTTATCTTGGCTTCAATCCATCAATAG
- a CDS encoding VOC family protein, protein MNIIGPDLLVFGVDDVAACTQYVTDYGLIAKGGGRFEALDGTGLQILSKDDPSLPTELETSASLRKTVYGVADQKTLDAIDVELCKDRTVKHLDDGSLEAVDDLGFTLGFQVSVRTLLSLPSEVINAPGSPAQRGINNVGVQKEASPMPRSLSHVVYFVPDFAKAEAFYRDRLGFVTTDRFIGVGPFMRPAGTDDHHTLFFIQTPPHMQGLEHFTFHMGGPTEVMQAGTNMVNKGYQSFWGPGRHLFGSNWFWYFKSPFGCNMEYDADMDLHDANWVARDAPPGADNSQAFLLEHREKWAPMGPPPGKGPPAGKGPPAGKGPPAGKGPPADKEPPADKEPPAGKPKS, encoded by the coding sequence ATGAATATTATTGGACCTGATTTACTGGTGTTTGGCGTTGATGACGTTGCCGCTTGCACGCAATACGTGACCGACTATGGCCTAATCGCAAAAGGCGGGGGCCGCTTCGAAGCTTTGGATGGTACCGGATTGCAAATTCTTTCGAAAGACGATCCGTCGCTGCCGACAGAGTTGGAAACCAGCGCGTCATTGCGTAAAACCGTTTATGGGGTTGCCGATCAAAAGACTCTCGACGCGATTGATGTCGAGCTATGTAAAGACCGAACAGTAAAGCATTTAGATGATGGCTCCTTAGAAGCTGTTGATGATCTTGGGTTTACGCTCGGGTTTCAGGTATCCGTACGTACTCTTTTGTCGCTGCCATCGGAAGTGATTAATGCGCCGGGTTCGCCTGCGCAGCGCGGCATCAATAATGTTGGTGTGCAGAAAGAGGCATCGCCAATGCCTCGCAGTCTGTCACATGTGGTTTATTTTGTGCCGGATTTTGCCAAAGCAGAAGCCTTTTACCGTGATCGTTTAGGCTTTGTTACCACTGATCGTTTTATCGGGGTTGGTCCGTTTATGCGACCCGCTGGTACCGACGACCACCACACGTTATTTTTTATTCAGACACCGCCGCATATGCAGGGCCTAGAACACTTTACTTTTCATATGGGTGGCCCAACTGAAGTGATGCAAGCGGGTACTAACATGGTGAATAAAGGTTATCAAAGTTTTTGGGGGCCTGGCCGTCACTTGTTCGGTTCAAATTGGTTCTGGTATTTTAAAAGTCCATTTGGCTGCAATATGGAGTACGACGCGGATATGGATTTACATGATGCCAACTGGGTTGCACGCGATGCACCTCCGGGTGCCGATAATTCTCAAGCGTTCTTATTAGAGCATCGAGAGAAATGGGCGCCGATGGGACCACCGCCAGGTAAAGGGCCTCCAGCGGGTAAAGGGCCTCCAGCGGGTAAAGGGCCTCCAGCGGGTAAAGGGCCTCCAGCGGACAAAGAGCCTCCAGCGGACAAAGAGCCTCCAGCGGGTAAACCAAAGTCGTAA
- a CDS encoding alpha/beta hydrolase family protein codes for MFKYFPTNYPWNLSVDLAIEMGARIGEIEVMCAPLQEASTKRDAEGAKAFRAVWEKMADQLCELAEEDESKGRMFSAGEKYNRAATYLITCERLQAHNAPGRLALYQRMLALFEKGTKLSGENCQRVEIPYEGKHISGLLVQADNVDGPAPLLIQVNGLDSTKEMKYRVGLPVWLAKRGVSSLIVDQPGTGEALRLQDLHARYDSEHWASPIVDWLEARDDVDSKRIGMEGVSLGGYFCPRAVAFEPRLACGVCWGANHDWRDVQKRRLENEGDFPVPHYWEHVRWVWGAKDMDEFMEIAEKVHLDGVLENIKVPFLVTHGEKDSQIPLKWAERTYEQLVNSPKRELKIFTDREGGVQHSSFDNSINAGHYIVDWVAETLGGKTAV; via the coding sequence ATGTTTAAATACTTTCCAACTAATTATCCATGGAATTTATCGGTCGATCTGGCGATAGAAATGGGTGCACGCATTGGCGAAATCGAAGTGATGTGTGCACCTTTACAAGAGGCCTCTACCAAACGAGATGCTGAAGGTGCAAAAGCCTTTCGCGCCGTGTGGGAAAAAATGGCTGACCAATTATGTGAGCTAGCCGAAGAGGACGAATCTAAGGGAAGAATGTTTTCCGCTGGCGAAAAATATAATCGAGCTGCCACCTACTTGATCACCTGCGAGCGTCTGCAGGCACACAACGCGCCTGGTCGTTTAGCGTTGTACCAGCGCATGTTAGCGCTGTTTGAAAAGGGTACCAAGCTGTCTGGCGAAAATTGTCAACGAGTTGAAATTCCCTATGAAGGCAAGCACATCTCCGGCTTGTTGGTGCAGGCCGACAATGTCGATGGCCCTGCGCCGTTGCTGATTCAAGTTAACGGTCTGGATTCGACCAAAGAAATGAAGTATCGAGTCGGCTTACCTGTTTGGTTGGCAAAACGTGGCGTGTCGTCGCTAATTGTTGATCAACCCGGAACTGGTGAAGCGCTGCGCTTGCAAGACTTGCACGCTCGGTACGATTCTGAACATTGGGCCAGCCCTATTGTGGACTGGTTAGAAGCGCGTGACGATGTCGACTCAAAGCGCATCGGTATGGAAGGTGTTTCACTCGGGGGGTATTTTTGCCCAAGAGCAGTGGCTTTCGAGCCGCGTTTAGCCTGCGGTGTGTGTTGGGGAGCTAATCACGACTGGCGCGATGTGCAGAAGCGACGCTTGGAAAATGAAGGTGATTTTCCCGTGCCACATTACTGGGAGCATGTACGTTGGGTGTGGGGCGCGAAAGACATGGATGAGTTTATGGAGATTGCCGAAAAGGTACATCTGGATGGCGTGCTTGAAAATATTAAGGTGCCATTCTTAGTGACCCATGGTGAAAAAGATAGCCAAATTCCTTTGAAGTGGGCAGAGCGCACCTACGAGCAGTTGGTTAATAGCCCGAAGCGCGAATTGAAAATTTTTACTGACCGTGAGGGCGGGGTTCAACACTCCAGCTTTGATAACAGTATTAATGCCGGTCACTACATTGTTGACTGGGTAGCTGAGACTTTGGGCGGCAAAACAGCGGTTTAA